In Eleginops maclovinus isolate JMC-PN-2008 ecotype Puerto Natales chromosome 10, JC_Emac_rtc_rv5, whole genome shotgun sequence, the following proteins share a genomic window:
- the LOC134870974 gene encoding zinc finger MYM-type protein 1-like: MNMAACSSTSGDPGPQSPPNSVQALLTNPFERRSLGDKLLVKDLGPDQPELLISQKTFEKNKTYKRGFSRVWYMKKPWLAGCPQVNAVFCFPCLLFKQSGADTSWTVTGVNDMKHLSEKIKKHECTKTHITSAVKLAVLGKANIATQLEKGYRIGVKKHNEEVDKNRHVLSKIIDCVKFCGDFELDLRGHEETETSGNPGGFRGLVDRVASLDSVLEEQLKTATDIKGTSKTVQNELLDCMLAVSKEYILEEVRRANYLAIQVDETTDISNHCQLVLVLRYIDPHNNVQERFFDFLPLRNENADTIAAELMERLGTILPEGQQGKLIAQAYDGAAVMRGTKGGVHGKVKEVYCNAHNVHCYAHQLNLIMQQATSHIPKIRIFFSDLGGFAAFFSRSFKRTAILDQVVAQRLPGTSTTTWNFHSFALNTVYEHKDDLLRCFQTIRDSADFDPLTVREAGGFVRMLGDEDFCFLLTLFHKIMPNVDMLFSQLQNRNIDSAYISGIIEGFTSSIQTVRDSIHSGLYSESVQQPLIKKERTLGHEEQQQSAREVCDTILSHTQERFSFTKHLISSTLLQGDLFHQHSQIFPEAALETTVEAFPLLDKAKLKTELSLIYDNAEFRACSGAVALLQFFIDNNLQELFAETVSLLKVLITTPMTTDEPDRCFPTLKRIKTFLRNTMTQDRLNALAMLSIEKKLIRSIPDFNTRVIERFATQERRAQFHYK; encoded by the exons ATGAACATGGCTGCTTGTTCAAGTACTTCTGGAGACCCTGGACCTCAGTCCCCACCGAATTCCGTCCAGGCGCTTTTAACCAATCCTTTCGAAAGGAGAAGTTTGGGAGATAAATTGTTGGTTAAAGATCTCGGACCAGACCAACCCGAATTGTTGATAtcacagaaaacctttgaaaaaaacaagacttatAAACGAGGCTTCTCACGGGTCTGGTACATGAAAAAGCCTTGGCTAGCTGGATGCCCGCAGGTAAACgctgtcttttgttttccttgctTACTCTTCAAACAATCGGGGGCAGATACCTCGTGGACTGTAACAGGGGTGAATGACATGAAGCATTTGTCcgaaaaaattaaaaagcacgAGTGCACGAAGACACACATAACTAGTGCGGTTAAGCTAGCCGTGCTAGGCAAAGCTAACATAGCCACGCAGCTGGAGAAAGGGTACAGGATTGGGGTGAAAAAGCACAACGAAGAAGTGGACAAGAACAGGCACGTCTTGTCAAAGATAATTGATTGTGTGAAATTCTGTGGGGACTTTGAGCTGGATTTGCGTGGCCACGAAGAGACCGAAACATCCGGCAACCCCGGTGGTTTTCGTGGTTTAGTCGATCGAGTGGCCTCGTTAGACAGCGTGTTGGAGGAGCAACTTAAAACGGCTACCGATATCAAAGGCACCTCAAAGACGGTGCAAAACGAACTTTTGGACTGCATGCTAGCTGTTTCTAAAGAATACATTCTGGAGGAAGTTAGACGTGCTAATTATCTAGCTATTCAGGTGGATGAGACGACAGACATTTCCAACCACTGCCAGTTAGTGCTTGTGCTGAGGTACATCGACCCGCATAACAACGTCCAAGAGCGTTTCTTTGACTTCCTCCCTCTTCGGAATGAAAATGCTGACACAATTGCCGCCGAGCTGATGGAGAGGCTGGGCACTATCCTCCCCGAAGGACAACAGGGCAAACTAATCGCCCAAGCCTATGACGGTGCAGCGGTGATGAGGGGAACTAAAGGCGGAGTTCATGGGAAAGTAAAGGAGGTGTACTGTAATGCGCACAATGTCCATTGCTATGCGCATCAGCTCAACCTGATCATGCAGCAGGCAACATCACACATCCCCAAGATaagaatatttttttcagaCCTTGGTGGATTTGCTGCATTTTTCTCCAGGTCATTTAAGCGAACCGCCATCCTGGACCAAGTGGTGGCACAGAGACTTCCTGGCACTTCCACAACAACATGGAACTTCCACAGTTTCGCTTTAAACACTGTGTACGAGCACAAGGATGACCTCCTACGGTGCTTCCAGACCATCAGAGACTCAGCTGACTTTGATCCTCTAACAGTGAGAGAAGCCGGGGGCTTTGTGAGAATGCTGGGAGATGAagatttttgctttttactGACATTGTTCCACAAGATCATGCCTAATGTAGACATGCTGTTTAGCCAACTGCAGAATAGGAACATCGACTCTGCCTACATCAGTGGAATCATCGAGGGGTTCACCAGCAGCATACAAACAGTCAG GGACTCCATTCATTCAGGTCTATACAGTGAATCTGTGCAGCAACCTCTTataaagaaagagaggacaCTTGGACATGAAGAGCAACAGCAGTCGGCTAGAGAG GTATGTGATACCATACTGAGTCACACACAGGAGAGATTTTCCTTCACCAAACACCTCATCAGCTCCACCCTACTGCAAGGAGACCTGTTCCATCAACACAGCCAAATATTCCCTGAAGCAGCGCTGGAAACCACTGTGGAGGCATTCCCTCTACTGGACAAGGCAAAGCTGAAGACGGAACTCTCCCTCATCTATGACAATGCCGAGTTCAGGGCCTGCAGTGGTGCAGTTGCTCTGCTCCAGTTCTTTATTGACAATAATCTACAGGAGCTATTTGCAGAGACTGTCAGTCTTCTGAAGGTTCTTATAACCACACCTATGACTACGGATGAGCCAGACAGGTGCTTTCCCACTCTGAAAAGAATCAAGACCTTTTTGAGGAACACCATGACACAGGATCGCCTGAATGCTCTGGCTATGCTGTCAATAGAGAAAAAACTCATTAGGAGCATTCCTGACTTCAACACCAGAGTCATTGAGAGGTTTGCCACTCAGGAGAGAAGAGCACAATTCCactataaataa